Part of the Pieris brassicae chromosome 5, ilPieBrab1.1, whole genome shotgun sequence genome is shown below.
GACTGATTACCATGTTCTTTCGATTTAAATACGATTCGTAACCACTACGGGTCGTGGATTCGTAGTTATAGACCAAATCTAAAATTTCCAAGAGAGGACTGACTATTACGAATTATAAACGTATGCCCTACTTTACCGGCAATTGTATATAACAACAATTTGCTTAGTTATAGTCGATAcatcatacaatatttaagtattaaacGTTATAACatgataaatattgtaaaaaaaaccccattgtttatgtaatattagtgtaactttaatattttaggacCGTTTATCGAAACGTTTGCAAAATGTTTGCAAATTTTCTGAACTTTGCCACTAGGTTGGTATACAATTTCAGGTGCCCAATATTAATTACGCGTTTGTTcgttgtaaattataataaaattgtattatcagatgtaaaatatgtttcatttgTGCATTGtctaataattcaatttttataaaactcatGTTCCATAGTtaagattttaattgaataaatgcatttcacgctatttttacttttaataactaGATGGCGCCTGTTCATCTATGTTTTCGTTTTTATAcgattatcataataattgatGTCTAATTTAAAACAAGCAAACaactgagttttttttttggtttcgCTAAATAGAATGGATActttagcaattttttttttgctgaaACTGCTCTAAATATTGAAGGGAGAATACGTAAATCTTGATACGCgttttaatattgtacaataaaaGACGAATAAATATCTAAGTTCCAAATCCACCTGGCTGGCAAAGGATTGAAATTCGAAAATAATTCGTTTGACAGTCAATTATCTTGACAAGTCGCTATATTTTTGGAAAGTGgaatattttacatagttatttttacctaatataatgaataatggCGAGTGACATCGAAAAGGGTGATTTTGGTGATAGCGCCAGACACAAGTCCAGCTACGATTTATCTCCGAAGAATTCGAACCATGTCTTTGACGGAGCTGGTGAGAACATTCAGTACCACAGCGATTCAGAGTCCGTAGCATCCAAACGTAGTAAAACGCGTTACATAAATCCGGCTATTTACATCGAGACGGTAGAGGCATGTCATTCTGTGACGTCACTGCAGACGGATTCATCCTGCGTTGATGACGTCACTCCGCACCCTCATAGCTCATATAGGAGCAACTCTACTCCGTTTTTGACGGGGCGGCTGTCGAGTACATCCTCTAGCAGTATTAAAAGAAAGTCATGTCGGCTTACACAAGATATTGGGAAAGATATAGAGGAGGAATCGCCAAGATACGAACGTACGTACAGAGATGGGGATGGAGCTGATACTTTTAGGTTGTCAGTTGTGTCTTTATCGACTACTACTACAGCTAAGGAGGAACGGGAGCAAAATGAAAAGAAGAAGCAGGAAGCGTTCAGGCAGTGGGTCGAACGAAAAGAGCAGGAGGTAAGATTGCTTAAATTATGGttatacagtttttattatttatccgTAAACCCCATGAACTATATCACTAGTCTGATAACTTTGTAGAGCCTCGGTTATATAATTCCGgaagtgtaaaaataaattctggggacgtaattttatatcataattaaaagtattatcaGTAGTCTCATACTTAAGCGAAAtcaacgttttttttatattcaatggTCTTAGAAAAACTAAACCATACTTGTTACACCCGTTTGAACTAAAATACGTAACTTGGCGTCTGTCTTAAAAAGCCGTATTTTAATTACGAATAAGGGATTAAATGTACCACCTTGACATACAGAAGCGAGAGAAATTACGTCTCGAAAAATTAAAGAATCAATCAGCACCGACTACAACGCTTGAACAACGCGAAGAGtcatataaaaaatggttAGAACGGAAGCGGATACAAGTTGAGCGACAAAAGGCCGAGACGATAATGCGTAAGTTTCGTGAAAGCGAACGCGTTGAAGAAGAACGCAATCGGCGCCAGCGTGATAAGGAGGAGAAATTTGCTTCATGGGTAAGGAGAAAGGAAGAAGAAATGAAATGTAAGTAGAAACGTGTGTTCGTACAAGGTTTATATCGGAGTGTACCACTGATTTTCTTTAGAATAGACCAGCACAAATTTTGAAGTGATAAAAGATTACAATACCTACGACGGCTCAATGTTACGACAGCGGTAGTCATGGTTTCTGTACAGCCTACATAAgtagtacataaaaaaatatttagtttgttCGCGAACATCTGTCGACATCTTGGCGTACTCTATTTTTATGTGATGAGCCTTTGGTATACGACTAAAGTTAAAACGATTAGTCTAAACTGCAAACAATTTTAGCAATGAAAACTAAAGCAGAGCGTCGAGCCGCCCGGGCGTCCATTGAGGAGCAGCGACGGCGTGTACAAGGCGAAAGAGCTTACAGAGATTGGCTACGTACCAGCAAGAACAAACCTTTGCCGGTTCCACTTAACCAGGGAGAACTAAGTATGCGATACCTAATAGTTTCACTTCGTAGGCTTCAGTGTTTCATCTAAATTTGGTTCCAACAGTACTTGTTGATAGACAATGCTTAAATAGACTACAAAATGTTCTAAAATCATAATCGCTAGGCGCGCTACAGCCTCGCTATGGTCGGGCAAAAACCTCCAGCAGGTTCTGTTTTGTGCTTTTTGCTTCCAGTTCGTGATTTCCATAACTTACTATTGTGGTACTACAATATTGCCAGTAGTCGggaaatacaaaaacataaaattttacgccatataaaaactttttagaagtcgttaaaaatcaaaacgggtagtttataacttttttacttGTGTATGGCATAAATTGAGTTGTTCCGTCCATAGATATGAGAAAAAGATTTGATTGACAGTTTAGCAAATTGTCTTTCATTTGTATTCGAAGCATTTTGCagccattattatttttgcaggTATGAGAGGAACTGTTTCGCAAATGTACATAAATCCAATTCCCTGGCAGTCACCTACTTGATTTAATaacgttttaatattaaattagtataatGTTTTGTATCGTGGAATTTTTGAAATCGACATTAAATTTTCAGAATTGTTTGCACAgctttattatgttttttgctttagataaattaaacaatttattgtaatcataattattttatttaatattctaagAAGATTAAGTAGTACAGGGTCCctaatatattactaaatatattgaaaaatactaaaatttttactacaataaacaatttttgtttgttcCTGTGAGTCTACATTATAAGTGCATAcgacatacatacatatttaagtatgtatgttgaatatattatattttacgacGATGTAATCACTAAAgaatttgtttaacaaatttttagtttagtctTTTTTATCTCGAAACCACCTAACGGCGCAGTTTAGTACCAAAATGTAAGCAAAAGCAGGCATATTTTGCGTCTGTTTTTTTTGATAAGAAGACGTAGTCGTGGACACAGCTATAAATGATaacgaataatatttattcctcaaaataaaaaaaagactaGTTCACCACATCCAAAGACCAGCAAGGTTACTATGAAATCAACAGTAATTCcgattttaacataatttagacATTTTGTCACATCACTGCAAACTTCGATAGAACTCATTCTGGTGTAAACTACATAAAGTTACGTTGTAAGCTTCCTctgttttttaatacatttcttccTCTTCCTTAAGTCTCAGTATGTCAGATTTGTTCATGTAGTAGTAGGTAGGTTGTCGGCCCTTTAGGTCCTTCAGTACGCGTTTGGCCCCAGCTCTTGTTAATATTCGACTGAGTGATTCCATTTTTTCTACACCCATCGCGCAATGTAATGGTGTGCGTTctaactataaaaatacaaagaatatgtttcaattaaataaagttttcagtgaattaattatttcgatAAATGTTAGTTGAGAAAGAGgttaatctaaatatttataaaatatatgatatttgttgaatatattttatttattaatatctaaaagcattaattaatattataaaataatacatgttGTGTTAAACGGTGACGTTTAgagtttttgttgtatttctTACTTGGTCTTATCATCCTTTGCTTTGAGATATTGGTCAGTAATAACATACAGCCTCTGGGTCACGTCATAAGTTTCGAGACCACTACACCCGATTGTTGTTGAGGAGCTTAACCCTCCAGGgcagtgtttcccaacgtgGGAACCACGCCCCACAGGGGTTCAATTTCATTGGTAAAAggttaatatgtattttaaatatctctaTATAAGAGAATACAACATAAGGCATTTTAGAAAGGCGGGCATGGCCGAAAAAATATTGGGAAACACCGCTCTAGGGACTAAAATAGACATATTTTTGCGttctatgtttatttatttcgccAAGAATCGAATCTTGACCAGGTTGCACGGAGATCAGTACCATACCTGAAAAGTTATAAAACAACTTACATTATCTCCGATTTTCAAAAGCTCTGGAAAATTTTCCGCCAAGTATCCAACGATTTCCTCATTCTGCGCTAACACAGCTACATGTAACGGTGTCCTGCCATACGAATTCTGCGCACGCGCAAGTGTCTTTCCGCCTTCCGCTGAGAGGATTTCACGTACTTCTGATAAATCGCCGCGTCTAACAGCAACATTGAGTCGTTCTCGGGCCTcctattaatttttaagtaaaatgaaTAACAACTGTGGTAACCTTGCTGTAATACaacttaaacataattataatgtaattcaaataaaacttcttGATAAACCAGATATAGTATTTCCctgacaataatatatatatttttattttttttactttacagaataataatattataaattcataatatcttacattagaaaaccgctgtggtttgtataaatgtaaccatagcagtcttgtttaggaaCGCGACAAACGCATAAAAgaagttgtttatttttatgttggtTAACGATAGTCTATGTAAtaactatgtatttatatttatgtatttattagcCGCGGTAGCAAATACCTCTCGCCATATACGACGTTTGCTCTCGATGTACAGAGCCGAACTTGCGTTACCGCTCGGTTCTGTACATCATGCTCAACTGGATGTGTTGCAGTGCAATTGAAAGCACTCAAAACGCCAATTGTTGTAGTATTTTATATCCTTTTAAGAAGTATTCCGCTTAATAGTCGGCTCTAGATAGAGAGGGAGGAGTATGTGAAAAACAATCGTTTCTGTAACGCCTTAATCTTGGGACAGTAATTTAAACTATTGTTATatctaatatatgtatatgtatgtcaCAGACACAACACGCCCAGTGCGCACGTTTTTGCCACGTAATATGAGATGGTTTAGTTTCTTATAGTTTGAAAAAGATTCTTAAAACAATTGCTTCAAtggttttcattttaatatactacGGTGTTCGTAGCTTTGTTCGCTTGTCTTGAGTAAGTTACCTCAAACGTAGGTATTGAAGCCATTAGACTGGATATTTCACTGTCACCCCGTTGTGAGATCACCTCATTAATGGGAACTCCTTCCTCATCAACTACGTCCAATATGTGGTCATATCCTTGGAGGAGCAGCTCCATTATTTTATCAGTGTTCCCTGAGGAACAATTTGAAGTTAGAAATGTAAACCGCTTTGGACAAGATTTTATTCCTTCATGATTCACATTCGATACAGCTTCATTCACCATTCTTCATTATAAGTAAagtatttcgtattttttctctttttttgtaatatgtttttgttttatagaacTCTAACCAAACCAACGCTGCGTTAACTGattaatagaaaacaaatactaattttaacattgttttctatttgtatgagaaacattattgttttattattgtactaCTTAACTATTACTGTATTTTGTGTGTTACACCAgacaataatgttataatttaaaataaaaatagttgaatgtattaaacaaatacttgaaccatagtttataaaatatattacctcTAGCAGCCAAGTGTAGTACGAAGCGATCAATTTCCCCAGTATTTTCCAAAACATTAGCCTGTATAGATATATCTCTCGCCGTTCTATACAACTCATCGCGATAGCCAATACTAACATCAGTCTCTTGTAATAGTTGAAATAAAGCATTGTTTGTATGCGTTCGCGCAGCTGCAAAGTGCAGCATTGATTGGCCGTGTTCATCCTaacaatacacaaaataatataacatcaCGTACATAGTAAATGTATTATACAGTTCTATAAAGTGTTATTAAGCGAGCGACTTTAATATTACTGCAAGTATTACACAGTCCGCTTCTCCAGGTGAGAGATGTGGAAACTACTTCCAGTGGATGTCTTCCTGGGAGATGCGACCTCCAAATTGGGCATACTTGCATGGGCTACGACACTGAGTCCAGACCACCGGACTCTGACTTTTATAGCTGTTCCGTAGGCCCCCTTATTCTAGGTGTTATTCTAtcttattaacaatataattagaGGCAAGACGGGGCcgttattacataatacagtGGCATCTTTCTTGAACTAGACTCCAGGTTATATTGGACGTTAAACATTTTCTTGAagtaatatgaataaaaaaaagagaAGATAAGAACTTTAGTCCATGTTACAAACTACAAAGACACAAGGACCGAAGAAGGTATCAAATAGTATCCttctatatataactttatgcttagattattattcaaaacataaactacacttataataaataataatccagtggcgcttAGTTCGATACGATGAAGTAGACGATATATCCTCATACTGTTTATATAAAGCTATATGaccaatatacatacatatattggTCAAGCAAGTTTAAAACgcgttttttataaatttatgacaATTAATTTTGGATAAACTAATGCAATTCAATCCgatataatgtaatgaaacTATTGTAGTAGCTTGTCATTTGTATAACCTAGTAGAATACTTTTTAATCTACCCCCTAGTAATGTTGacctttttaaatatcaatatataattaagattttagaccttagacatttttatatacatcaacattattcattcattcattttatttcCTTGAATTAGTcccttaatatattaactcaTATTGGCCTATCCTTTACAATAAACCTACTCTCTCAGCACTGCTTGGAGCCACTTCCGGTGCATCGGGACTGGCTGCCTGTTGAGGATCGACAGTTATAACTTCAATGGGCCCACTAGGTCGGTTTCTTGTGCTTGGTACATTACTATAcggttttattaattcatcTGGTCCTGTTTGGTTCTCGTACTCAGGAGGCTCGTTTGTTATCAACGTGTTTGATTCCTAAAACGAAAGTGTTATGAAAAGTTTTAgagatattgtttttattatcaactGTAAAGGTAGGTGAAGATGTACACCAGTGTGGTCACGACTTCGTAATAGTTGAAATctctttgtaaaattaaactcATAGTTACAATTAACCAAACAAATAGATTCGGGATCAATTCGAACAACAATCGACGAATTGAGACTCGAACTATCAACCATATAAGTTATGTTTCCGTTTATGAAAAGGTAAGGcagaatattgaaatataatttattttaaattaacttatttgTAACGATCtcgaaaataaacatatatacatgTTTCATTTCAGTCCGTTGAGAATGGAGTTGTATAGTTTTATtgaatacaaacaaataaataactccTTATATTACGAGTACGAGCGAGTACATAATCGTTTCACAGTTAGCAATAACAAATGCATTTGCTAAACGATTAACTATTAACGTACCTGAGTACCTAATTGAGGCTTTTCGTGATCGGGGAAATTATGCAAAAAGGTTGCGAGAAACGCGATCGGATCCTTCGGCTTAACATTAGCCACTTCGGTTAGACCTTTTATCAAAGGATCGCCGAGAGCTGAAAACACAGTTTCCACATCAACTTCCGCTTTATCAAAAGCATGAAAGCTCTCCATAGTATTTATCTACTCTTACACTTTGCGAGGTATCTGCCTTCTTCTGTTTGAAAGATGGGAATGCCCAACTGGCCATTACTCGCGTGATTAACGCCTGTAAATAGATCAATTATTCAACGTGGCCTTCGGCGTAATAATGCCGTTGGCAGGTGTTTTATTCATGAAACCTCACTGAGGAATAGCGGAAGTTCAAAactaattaagttaatataggcttttatgttgttttttaaacCATGTATcgtgattatttatataaaacaaaactttataaattttttcgCCTTCGCATTTGCCGTTTATTCGTTTGTACTTACTAAACAAAGCTCGATTGGAAAGACAAAGGTGTCCTGTGCTATAGTGAGTGCGTTAAGCTTTGTTTAAGCTTTATACTACTTCGTGTAAAAGCGTGATCGTTTAGCAAACACGTCGTCCTGAAGTGTTCAGAAACACGCCACTcacaatgttaaatatttaatatgtagtaCTGACCTAAGCTATGTAGACCTCCATGACTAATACTTCAATACACCTATGCCTTTCCAAAAGTAATAACTATAaactaacttttaattaataggaCCATCCTACTCTAAAATATGTTGCTTTTAAAGTTAATGTTTTtcatctatatctatatttgcAAGACTACTTCTTTTTCTTCTAAATATATTGCTAAGCATTGTCGCAATTTGAGCTGAATTGTGTAATGATAAATCTCTTTCGAGATGAAGAAGATTTGATGTCGCTGTAGCGAAATCATTAAAACAGACTGTTTCAGTAACACCCAAACATTGGTAGTTACTGATTCTAGCTATTCCAGTGCTCAGAGTCTCCCGGTATTGTAAGCCCCTCATTGCGCAtagatgttttatattatcaccATCTCTGGATAGACCAGGGAAGTTTATAATAAGACTTAACCGGATTCCCGCACCTAAAAATGTTGGTCGACTAGATAAATGACCAAGTTTCTCATGCAAAACAAAGTCTAGTTTATCGTGAAGATATTTCATGATAAAGGATATCTTGCTAAAAGCTAGACCTATTTCCCCTGGGGTATCTGTAGGAGTGGAAACTAAAACTCTGATATGGTCGTGAACATTAATCCACACAGCAACGGTTTTATCGTCACTTAGATACACTCCACGTCCGTATGGCCAATGTTTACCATGTAAGCGATTAAAATCATCAATTTCTTCACGTTCGCAAAGAGCAATTAGCAACCCCGATGCAGCTAAAAGAGCACAGACTTCGGATGGTTTTTCCAAGACCTCGTTTAGGGTGTAATAACTACCACCTTTTTGATTAGATTCAGGATTTAATTGTTCAACGACTTTTGAAAACTCTGTGTTCATCAATATCGTGGTTATAATCTTTTCAATGCTTTCTAGTttaccaattttaatatttagaggTAATTCAAATCCCTCGACATTTCTTGAACACTCTATATTTCCAGAAAGGACAAATTCGTCGTGTACATCGACGTTTAATTCAACTAACGGTTCAGGTGCTGCAGTTAGTACagatgattttttaataaagtcgGATGGTGGATGAAAAGGAAGCTCATAcgagatatttatattatgtagatCCTTAATTAATGGTGTCAAAAATTCATTGAACACATCATAGACATAATAATCAAGTGCTGTTACACCACCAGGAAAATCTTCCTCAACTGTTTGTATTACATTTCGTGTTTCtggaatttttttaacagcTGGCCAAATAACATCGAAAAGATCATGGTCAAGTTTTGTAATGCGATATTTAATTGATTCAAATATTGATCTCTTTAAGAACCTTCCAAGAACCAGTGGTGGTGTTGCCTTATTGGATGACGCTGATGATGGCGTACGTGTTGATTTAGCTGATGTCAGAAGATGGTAACATCGATCTAATGTGTCTAGAACTTCCGGGATGTCCAGATTTCGTCGACTTGAGACGCGATCATCTGGCACTACCCAcgatataatagaaaaatataaataagaaatgaggtaaaaattatgatttcataatatatttctaatgaAAACTTACCTTGATCTGAGAACATTTCTTTGATCTTATCGTCACTTATACCAAAATCACTTAAAAGCTGATTAAACGGTAATAAGCTTGGGTTTCTGTAGTAATCATCTGCGGATCTTCCATTCTGTAGTAGAGATCGTAGATGaggaataaattttgttagaaataattttgtaagttttatatagtataaaatctTACATCATCTAAGTCCTTAGAATTTGAACCAAGTTGTTGTAATAGATTATAGTAATGGCCATTATCTGGTAAAACAGCTGCGTAGTGTAAGGCTGTGCGTCCTTCAAAATCCACTGCTGATAATGTTTCAGGAAATCTTAAGAACAAACACAAtgacatattaaattattgatatgtTTATCGATTCGTAAAACCTCGTTTGTAGCTTACCTTCCtcctaaatatttaataatatttgttttcccGAATACAGTGGCTACATGTAGAGGTGTGGCTCCATTTGCCGAAATGGGATCACGAGCTATGGCAAATTTCCTCCTGTCTAGTGCCGCTTGAAGTTCTCTTATATTACCTTCTTTAGCTGCTAAgtgtactttattaattttgtgctAGAAcaattgattgatttttagATCCTAACTAATACTGatcaaaagtatattaatCAATATCAGTAAAATTTGTCAAATGACTTCGACGCCAGTTTCGCTTTCgtgtaaaaaaattctttcgttttatttgtatagtatTCATACATTCTTACCATATAAGATGGTACATTTTCCAAAAACGCTTGCAGTTCTA
Proteins encoded:
- the LOC123710465 gene encoding arginine kinase, which produces LGRFLKRSIFESIKYRITKLDHDLFDVIWPAVKKIPETRNVIQTVEEDFPGGVTALDYYVYDVFNEFLTPLIKDLHNINISYELPFHPPSDFIKKSSVLTAAPEPLVELNVDVHDEFVLSGNIECSRNVEGFELPLNIKIGKLESIEKIITTILMNTEFSKVVEQLNPESNQKGGSYYTLNEVLEKPSEVCALLAASGLLIALCEREEIDDFNRLHGKHWPYGRGVYLSDDKTVAVWINVHDHIRVLVSTPTDTPGEIGLAFSKISFIMKYLHDKLDFVLHEKLGHLSSRPTFLGAGIRLSLIINFPGLSRDGDNIKHLCAMRGLQYRETLSTGIARISNYQCLGVTETVCFNDFATATSNLLHLERDLSLHNSAQIATMLSNIFRRKRSSLANIDIDEKH
- the LOC123710265 gene encoding vicilin-like seed storage protein At2g18540, with the translated sequence MASDIEKGDFGDSARHKSSYDLSPKNSNHVFDGAGENIQYHSDSESVASKRSKTRYINPAIYIETVEACHSVTSLQTDSSCVDDVTPHPHSSYRSNSTPFLTGRLSSTSSSSIKRKSCRLTQDIGKDIEEESPRYERTYRDGDGADTFRLSVVSLSTTTTAKEEREQNEKKKQEAFRQWVERKEQEKREKLRLEKLKNQSAPTTTLEQREESYKKWLERKRIQVERQKAETIMRKFRESERVEEERNRRQRDKEEKFASWVRRKEEEMKSMKTKAERRAARASIEEQRRRVQGERAYRDWLRTSKNKPLPVPLNQGELSMRGTVSQMYINPIPWQSPT